Proteins from a single region of Sphingomonas swuensis:
- a CDS encoding phosphoadenosine phosphosulfate reductase family protein: MRERHVLGLSGGRDSAALAVHMAQTRPDLEVEYFFTDTGKELPEVYEYLGRLEGFLGRPIERLNPDRDFDFWLRQYNNFLPSPRTRWCTRQLKIRPFEQWLWPALDQGDRVVSYVAIRADESFREGYASTHPNLSVALPFREAGIEKAGVIDILEASGLGLPSYYEWRSRSGCTFCFFQQKIEWVRLMERHPESFAEARAYEKNAVENGSPFTWSHGESLDDLTRPDRVAQIKADHQRRLERAARRRIPNPLRPEADVIDIDELYGQAKVCITCHK, from the coding sequence ATGAGAGAGCGGCATGTGCTAGGGCTCTCCGGAGGGCGCGACAGCGCTGCGCTGGCGGTTCATATGGCGCAGACGCGCCCAGATCTGGAAGTCGAATACTTCTTTACCGACACCGGGAAGGAACTGCCGGAGGTCTACGAGTATCTGGGGCGCCTTGAAGGGTTTCTCGGTCGCCCAATTGAGCGTCTGAATCCTGACCGCGATTTTGATTTCTGGCTCCGGCAGTACAACAATTTCTTACCCAGCCCACGCACACGATGGTGCACTCGCCAGCTGAAAATCCGACCTTTTGAGCAGTGGCTTTGGCCAGCACTCGACCAGGGTGATCGCGTGGTGAGCTATGTCGCGATACGTGCGGACGAAAGTTTCCGGGAAGGATATGCGTCAACCCATCCGAACCTCTCTGTTGCGCTTCCTTTCCGCGAGGCGGGAATCGAGAAGGCCGGAGTGATAGACATTCTGGAAGCAAGCGGTCTCGGGCTGCCGAGCTACTATGAATGGCGTTCTCGCTCGGGTTGCACCTTTTGCTTCTTCCAGCAGAAGATTGAGTGGGTGCGTTTGATGGAGCGTCATCCAGAAAGCTTCGCGGAAGCGCGTGCCTACGAGAAGAACGCAGTTGAGAATGGCTCCCCGTTTACATGGAGTCACGGAGAGTCATTAGACGATCTCACCCGTCCGGATCGGGTTGCCCAGATCAAGGCTGACCATCAGCGAAGGCTTGAGCGCGCAGCGAGGCGGAGGATCCCGAACCCACTACGCCCGGAGGCTGACGTGATAGATATCGACGAACTTTATGGTCAGGCAAAAGTCTGCATAACCTGCCACAAATAG
- a CDS encoding DUF4007 family protein, with amino-acid sequence MKSLLDRPEIRLQVAGHETFPCRYGWLKKTFDAVRSVEHLGIDQVLAVFDPNYAIADFGVGKNMVASMRHWAIACGVLDANIRAGRIESLRPSDLGRLIFNDGDPYLEQAASLWLLHWRLVSMPGRATTWYFAFNEFNDAIFTREALSMRLMGRVEELREAGRLAGGRIARSTIDRDAECFVRTYVSKTTKKGLTEDGLESPFAELGLLAPLAGGALQFRRGPKPSLPDEVFALALVDFWQAHFPTRGTLSVETVAHEPGSPGRVFLLDEDSLAERLERIGEVTVGAIEWDEGAGLRQVSARREVSSLASLDFVRSTYAALGEAA; translated from the coding sequence TTGAAAAGTTTGCTAGATAGGCCGGAGATTCGGCTGCAGGTCGCTGGACACGAGACCTTTCCGTGTCGATACGGCTGGCTAAAGAAGACCTTTGATGCTGTGCGTTCTGTCGAGCACCTCGGAATAGATCAAGTGCTCGCAGTATTCGATCCCAACTACGCCATTGCTGATTTTGGAGTTGGAAAGAACATGGTCGCTTCAATGCGACATTGGGCAATTGCTTGCGGAGTATTAGACGCGAATATACGGGCTGGTCGCATCGAATCTCTTAGACCTTCTGATCTTGGTCGCCTGATTTTCAATGATGGAGATCCTTACCTTGAGCAGGCGGCGTCGCTGTGGTTGCTGCATTGGCGACTTGTGTCGATGCCGGGGCGCGCGACAACGTGGTACTTCGCTTTCAATGAGTTCAATGACGCGATTTTTACCCGTGAGGCGCTCAGTATGCGGCTAATGGGGCGTGTCGAGGAGTTGCGGGAAGCTGGTCGACTCGCCGGCGGGCGCATTGCGCGGTCGACTATCGATCGAGACGCCGAATGCTTCGTGCGAACGTATGTCAGCAAAACTACCAAAAAGGGCCTAACAGAAGACGGGTTAGAAAGCCCGTTCGCGGAGCTCGGACTCTTGGCGCCGCTTGCAGGTGGTGCTCTTCAATTCAGGCGAGGGCCAAAACCTTCTCTTCCCGACGAGGTTTTTGCGCTGGCACTGGTAGATTTCTGGCAGGCCCATTTTCCGACGCGAGGCACCCTGTCGGTTGAGACTGTTGCCCACGAGCCTGGTTCGCCTGGGCGGGTCTTTCTCCTCGACGAAGACTCTTTGGCTGAGAGGCTGGAGCGCATCGGAGAGGTGACAGTCGGTGCAATTGAGTGGGATGAGGGTGCCGGTCTTCGCCAAGTCTCCGCGCGTCGAGAAGTGAGCAGTCTTGCTTCTCTTGACTTCGTTAGATCGACTTACGCGGCACTCGGGGAGGCCGCATGA